The window CGTTTCGCACGGGGCATTCTCGCATTGCTGGCAGGTCATCGGCTGAAACAGCACGCGCGGCTCCTCTGCACTGCCGGCGTAGTAGCGGTCGATCCGCAGCCAGTGCAGCTCGCGCCCGCGCCGGACTTCATCGACGCCGACGATCGGGATGTTGTTTTCCGCCTGGCAACTCACCACGCAGGCAGAACAGCCGGTGCAGGCCGACAAATCGATCGCCATCGCCCAGCGGTGGCCCGGGTATTCGTACTTCGACCACATCGAGTGACCACCGGCGTCACCGCCGTGACCGGTCTGGGCCGCCCCGGGGAGCTCGCGTACGTCGAACTCGCGCACCAGGTCGCGCTCGCCGAGGGAGTCCTGGGTCTGTGTGCGCGCCAGCTCGATACGCTCCCCGGTGCGAGCGATGGTCGCAGCGGCGCCCGGGCGACCGGCGCTACCGGCGAGCGTGAAGGCGTTGCTGCCGACGCCGCTGCCGAGCGGGCCGGCGTGAGTACGGCCGTAGCCGACGGCCACCGCCACCACCCGCGGATGGGTGCCGGGCTGAATCGCCGCCGGCACCTTGAGGCTGGCCCCGCCGACCGCCAGGGTGACCAGCTCGCCGTCCTCCACCCCGAGTTCCTTGGCGGTGGCCGGCGCTAGGCACGCGGTGTTAGTCCACGTCACTTTAGTCAAGGGATCGGGGAGTTCCTGCAGCCAGCCGTTGTTGGCGAGGCTGCCGTCGAGCAGCGCCACCGGCGAATACAGCACCACCTCCAAGCCGGCCGGCGCCGGGGCCGGTGCGCGGCTAGCCAAGAGCGCGCTAACCGCTTCGGGCTGATACACGGCCGGCAGCGGCTCAGGCGCGTAACGCGCTACCCCGTCACGGACCGAGCGCTCCCAGAACTCATCGAAGTCGGCGGGCTTATCGGCGGCGCGCTTGAACACCTCCGAGCGCCAGCGATCGCGCACGAAGTCGTACGCTGCCTTGTTGCCGCCCGCCCACACCAGCAGCGACTCGAACGCCGGCCGCGTATCGTACAGCGGGGCCACCGCCGGCTGGGACAGGCTCAACACCCCGCGCTCGGCCTCGTGATCGGCCCACGACTCGAGGAAGTGGTTGGTCACGGCTAGATGTTGGCAGTGGCTGGCGGTCTCGTCGGGCCGGTCGCTGGCAGCTACCGTCAGCTCGACTTTGGCCAGCAACTCGCCGAACTCCGCGCCGCTGGGGTGGGAGTAGACCGGGTTGACGCCGGCGATGATCACGGCCGCCACCTCGCCCGCACGCAGTTCCGCGAGGAATTCCTCGAAGCTTTGCGACTCGGGCAGCAGCACGCCATCACTGACGGCAACGGTGTTACCGATGTTGCCGAGCGCTTCGTTGATGCTGTTGACCAGCACCTGCGCCGCCACCTCGCCGCTGCCGCACAGCACCAGGCTGGCGCCGCGTGCCCGCTCCAATTCGCCGGCAATCCGCTCGACCACCGCAGTGTCCACCCCATTTGAGACCGCCGGCACCGCTACTCCCAGCCGCGCCGCTAGCGCCTGCAAGGTCGCCAACTGCTGCGACGGCGCCAGCGTCAGCCGCACGTCCGCATTCGACCCGGTCAGAGTCAGATGCGACTCGATCTGGAGGTGGCGCAGCATGCCGCCGGCGCGGCTCGGATCGCGCGCGTTCACATACTGGCGGGTAAACGCCACCGGCTGCAGCCAGGTGCCGAGGAAGTCGGCGCCGAAGCTCACCACCGGCTGCGCGCTTTCGAGCCGGTAGGCCGGCAACGCCGACACGCCGTGGGTCTGGCGATGGGCCTCGGCGATGGCATCGAGCCCGAATGGATCATGACGCACCCGGCGCGCGGTCGGATACTTGGCGACAAAGCGTGCGATCGCCGCTTCTGCCGACGGCCCGACGTAGGCCGGCACCACCACCCGAAGGGCGCGGCCAGCAGCGGCCAACTCGCGCAGCTTGTCGCGCACGGCCTTGTCTAGGTCCTTCCAAGTAGTGGGCTTGCCCGCTGTGCCGGGCGCGATGGCACGGCTGGCGTCGTAAAGCGAGAGCACCGCCGCCTGCCCGACCGCGCACACGCCGCCGCGTGAGACCGGATGCAGACCGTTGCCTTCAACCTTGATCGGCCGGCCCTCGCGCGTCTTGAGCAAGATGCCGCATGCCGCGGGGCAGGCAGCACAGGTCGAGGCGTACCAACTGGCCACGCCGGGGGTAAGATCGTCGGGCTGCTGAACGTAGGGAATGACCTTCTCGACGGGCGCGCGGCTGCATGCAGCTGCCGCGGCCGAGGCCGACAGCCCCATGATCTTGAAGAAGTCGCGCCGACTCCAGGTGGTAACGTCCGACATGCGCTCCGCCTACTAGTAGTGACAGGCCGTACAATCGGTCGACGGCGCCGGCGCGGTAGCAACCCGTTGCGCGGTTTGGCGGTGGCAATCGAGGCAAAAGCCCATCGTCATGTCGTGCTCCTGGCGAACCCGATCCATCGTCTCGATCGGACCGTGGCAGGTCTGACACTTCAGTTCGCCGCCGGCGACGTGACGGGCATGGTTGAAATGCGAATGGGCCGGGAAGCGATGTACCCGCACCCACTGGATCGGCGTATCCGACTCGACCGCCGCCGCGAGTTTCTGGACCTCGGGCGAGTCCTTCTTCACTTGGGTGTGGCAATTCATGCACAGGCTGGCGGCAGGCACGCCGGCGTGGCGCCCGCGCTCGGCGGCGTAGTGGCAATAGAGGCACGCCATCTTGTAGTCGCCGGCGTGCACCTTGTGGGAATAGGCAATCGGTTGGACCGGCTCATAACCCCGCTGGGTGCCTCCGAGGTCCCCGATCTCACAGCCGGCGGTGACCAGCAGGATCAACGGCAGCCAGACCACTAGCCGCACCAACCGATACAACTGGTCAGTGGTATCCATTACCCGCACCGCCGGCTCCCTTGAGCAACGGGTGTGCCGGCATGGCTCGGCCGTCGATTGGTGCTCGGTCGTGACCATCCAGGGCCCGTGACCCGGGTCGTGGATAGCTCCGGTTGCGCGGCGTATAGGGCGGTATACAGGCCGGCGACCGATCCGCTATATTGCGGGGGTGTCGCGTAGCAGACTGGCAACGTTTTTCTGCGGTCCCGCGACGGCGGTGCCCGCCGGCACCGTGTCTGCATGGTCATACCGCCTGAGCACACTGGCAATGGGCTATCGCACGAGGATGGACACGGTAGCTTCGCGCCCGGGCTCGGAGAAATGAATCGAAAGCCGGAGCCGGCCGTGCCATCCCATACCGCAAGCCTGCTGGACCACTCGGTCTTTCGCCACGCGGCCTATGCCCTCTTGATCTGGCTGGGCGCCTGCGCGCTGGTGTTCATCCCTTACGAGATGATCGAGCGGCTCTGGCTCGATGAACTCACGGGCCAGTCACGCGGCCTGGCCCACATCGTGCGTGGCGCGCTGGCCTCGCTGCTAGCCACGCTGGCCACGGCGATGTACCTGTTGCGCCGCGCCGTTCCTCGCCTGGAGAGCAGCTTAGGACTTGCCGTCCCGATCACCGAAGCGGAAAGCGCAACGGTGCGCGAAGGGCTGGCGGCGTGGATGTTGGGGCTGCGCTGGGTGGCGGTTTTCGCCTCGAGCGCAGTGGTGGCCTTCGCCACGCAGGCCAGCCGGCGCCTCGATCCGGAAGCAGTCGCGCTGCTATGGACGGGGGTGGGCCTGTTGCTCTTGTTCAACGCGAGCTTGACCACCTTGGGCCCACGCCGCCTGGCTTCGCAGCGAGCGCTTGGCCTGCAAGTGGCGGGAGATGTGCTGATTCTGGGCTGGCTGGTTCACCACGCCGGCGGCCTGGGCAACCGCTTTGCGGGGTTCTTTGTCTTCCATGCCGTGATTGCGGCGGTGATCCTGCATTCGCGCCAAGCCCGCGCAGTGGCGGCGGCGATCGCTGCCTTTGTGCTCGGACTGGCGCTACTGGAGGCCACGCGGGTGATCCCCCCCGGCTGCTTGCGCGACGCCTCGGGCAGCTGCGCTGCGACGGCCGACCCGCTGCTGCATCTCGGCGCCGGCATCGCGGTCGCCACCATGGTCGTGGTCTGCGGATTGATCGTTTCCGCCCTGGTGCTGGTGCTGCGCAGTGAGCGTGATCGCCTGGCGCGCGCTAGCGCCAAGCTCTCGGCTCACGCCGAGCACTTGGCCGCCGCGCAGTCACAGCTGCAACGCGAACGGCAGAATCTGCAAACCATCATCGACTGCATGGCGGACGCGGTCCTCTACGTCACGCCCGACGGCATCGTGCGCTTACGCAACCGCGCCGCCGAGTGCTTCTGGCCCCAAGGCACGCCGGCCGATGACGGCTTGCGCGCCTGCCATCCGCCCGAGCGCTGGAAGGACCTCATCGACAAAATCAGCGACCCGGCTCCGGTCGAGCTGCACCCGATCTTCGAGGTCGATGGCCGCTCTTACGAAGGCAGTTACGCACGCGTCTGGGATAGCGACGGCTCGCTGCGCGGCGTGGTGATGGTGGCGCGCGACATCACCGAGCGCATCGAGACGCAAGCGTGGCGCATGCAGCAAGAGCGCATGGCAGTGGTCGGTAAGCTGGCCGCCGGCTTGGCCCACGAGCTGAACAACCCGCTCGGCGCCATCGCCCTGTTCGCCCAGCACGCGCTCGGCAAGCTCGACGCCGGCCATCCGCTGGCGGAGCATCTCGGCACCGTGCTGCGCAACGCCAACCTGTGCAAGAAGATCGTCCGCGACTTGTTGGAGTATGCGCGCCAGCGTCCGCCCGAGCGCCGGCAGGCATCGCTGGCCGAGTTGATGGGCGACGTCGGGCGCACACTCGAGCCGCAAGCGCAGGCATCAAAGGTGCTGGTACAGCACCAAGGCAGCAGCAGCGCAGCGGGTAGCGTCTACGGCGATGTCGACCAGCTGCGCCAGGTGCTGGTGAACCTCGGCCTCAACGCCATCGAAGCCATGCCTGAAGGCGGCACGCTCACTTTCAACGTCGCCCCCGCTCCCGGCGGCCGCGTCCGCATTGACGTTCGCGACACCGGCCAGGGCATCGCCCCCGAAGAACACGAGCGCATCTTCGCTGCCTTCCACACCACCAAGCCGGAAGGCACCGGGCTCGGCCTGACCGTCGCCCGCGATCTCGTCACCGCTCACGGGGGTACGATCACCGTCGCCAGCCAGCCGGGCCGGGGTAGCATCTTCACCGTCATCCTTCCCTCCCACAGCGATGAGCGCGCGGCCGAGGCCGCAGCATGACCGCCCCGCGCCTACTGGTGGTGGACGACAAGCGCGACCTCGCCCGCGGGGTGGCGCTGGTGCTCTCCGGCCTGTCGGATGACATCGTCGTCGCCCACTCGGCGGAAGAAGCCCTCGAACTGCTCGAACAGCGGCCTGCCGATCTCGTGCTCTCGGACATCAAGATGCCCGGACGTGACGGGTTGTCGCTACTTGATTGCATCCGCGAGCGCTGGCCGGAAACCCGGGTGATCTTGTTCACGGCCTACGGCACCATCGAGTCGGCGGTGGACGCGATGAAGCGCGGCGCCTTCGATTATCTCACCAAGCCGTTCAACAACGATGAGCTGCTAGTGGTGGCGCGCCGCGCACTCAAGGAGCTGCACGACGAAGAAGAAATTGCCCGGTTGCGGGCCGAACTCAAGGACACTTACGGCTTTCACGGCATCTACAGCCGCGACCGCCACATGTTGCCGGTGCTGGACGGTATCAGGCGGGTGGCGCCGACCGCTGCCACGGTGTTGATCTGGGGCGAGAGCGGCACCGGCAAGGAGTTGGTGGCGCGGGCCATCCACGCCGAGAGCCCGCGTGCCGCCAACCCCTTCGTCGCCTTCAACGCCGCGGCGTTGCCCGAGAACCTGGCCGACGCCGAGTTGTTCGGCGCCAAGAAGGGCGCCTACACCGGCGCGGACCGCGACCGTAAGGGGCTGTTCGTCGAGGCCCACGGCGGTACGCTACTGATCGATGAGGTCTCCAGCATGCCCGCCGGCTTGCAGAGCAAGCTGCTGCGCGCCTTGCAAGAGCGCGAGGTCTTGCCGCTGGGCTCGGCCCAGCCCGTGCGGGTCGACGTGCGCATCATCGCCGCCACCAACGTCGATCCGCGCCGCTTGTTGCGCGAGGCTACGCTGCGCCGCGATCTTTACTACCGGCTTTCGGTCATGCGCATCGCCGTGCCGCCACTACGCGAGCGCATCGAGGACATCCCGCTGCTGGCCAACTTGTTTCTCGAACGCGCCGCCGCCCCGGGCAAGACCCCGAGGCGGCTGTCGCCCCGGGCATTGCGCTTGCTGATCTCGCACGATTGGCCCGGCAACGTGCGCGAGCTGCAAAACGTCATCGAGCGGGCGGCGGTCATGGCCCACGGCAACGAAATCGGCCCGGGCGACATTATGATCGAGGACGACGATCTTGACTGGCAGCCCGAGGGCGACGACAGCCTCGCCTACGAGGAGGCCAAGCGTCTGGCCATCGAGCGCTTTCAGCGCCGCTACGTCGAGCGGCTACTCGAAGACAGCGGCGGCAAGATCAGCGCCGCCGCGCGTAAAGCTGGAATAACCCGCGCCGCGCTGCACCGTATCCTCAAACGCCTCGGCCTCGCCGGTGACAGCGACATCGAACCCGAGAACGAAGCCCCGCCCAACGACGAAGCCGGCGGCGAGCCCTAGCTAGGCACTACAGATCCGCGAGCCGCAGTAGGAGGGGCACCTCAACGCCGCCTGGGCGGCGCCTTGGATGACGTTGCCGGCGCTTTCGCTCTGCGAGCCGATGAACCACAGGCCGCGCACCGGTGTGCGGTGCGGCACGCCGGGTTTGCCCGAGAGCCGGAGCGAGACCGCCAGCCAGGACGACGCCGCTACCACCGGTGGGCGAACTCCTCGGCCCAGCCGATCAGATCGGTGATGGCGATGGCCGCCCCCTCGACGCGGATCGTTCCCCGCCAGCGGCCGAACACGCAGATGCCACCGGTGGCAATCAGGCCAAGGTTGAGGTTGGAGGAGTGGGCGGCGATCGGCTGCAAGCTCAGGTCGATCACGTCTGAATGGGTCGAGTACACCCGCCACGAGCGCATCGCCGCGCCGGAGTCGTACTCCCAGGTGAGATCCTCCATGATCTTGTATAGCCGCCCGTCGATGCAAAACGCGTTCTCGTTGGCGCCGGTGCCGGTGGTCCACTTCGCGCCCACGTTGACACCGATGCGGCGGCCGTCTTGCACTCCGGTGCACACCGCCCAGTTCCAAAACGAGCGGTACGGCCACAGGCCGCGGCCGAAGTCCTGCACCGCGTGGCAGTCGGCCGGGTCCATGAGGTAGCGGCGGTCACCGACTGTTACTGAGCCCTCGCACGGGCGCGTGTTCTCCTTGCAGTTCAGCTGGAAGCGCTCGGCGCTCCACGGCACCACTACGCTCAAGCTCTCGTGCGCCGGTGGCTTGCGGACAACGAAATCCGCGGCCAGGCTGGTACCGTCCTTTGCCTGCCCATTGAAGCGCACCGGGATATCGCCGCCGTCGTTGCCGTTGCTGTACCCGAGGTTGCGACCGTGGAAGCTGACCGGCGACTCGACCCGCTCGGGCAGGGCGAGGGACCGCGGGCGCGTGAACTCCTGGCGCGAAACGCTCTTGCCGGTCTCGAAGTCGGTGAACGAGACGGCGCAGAAGGCAGCGTAGTCGATGTCGGCCAGCGTCACCGAGAAGACGAAACGCGGGCAGATCCAGTTCCAGAAATTCCATTTCTTCTTGCGCGGCCAATGTCCCGAGAGGTTACCGCGGATGATCGGCTGCCGCGCCCAACCACAAGCGGCGCGGTTGAGCCGGCCGCTGTCGTCGCACAAAGCCACCGGCTCGCTGAGCTCACGCTCGCTGTAAGATAACGGATAGCCGCCTCCCGCCATGCGCTGATCCACAGTCGGCAGCCACTCGGGCAAACGCCGGCGCGCCGTCATGTGCGCGCGCTCCCGGCTGGCGTGCCCGTCGCCGCCCGCGCAGCGCCGAGGGCGCTCCGGCGGCGGCGATAGCCGTTGTGGACCTCGAAGGCGAAGTTATCCAGGAGCTGCCCATCCAAGGGGTCGCCGTTGAACGGCAGGCTCAGCGACGGCAAGCCTTCACGCTCGCCGGCGTGAAAGAGCTGGGCCTCGGCCAGCTTACCGGGCATACACTCGAGCGGGCCGACGTTGACGACACCGTCCACCGCGCCGCTGCGCCACTCGTGCACCGCGCTGCCCACGGTAAGCACCGCCTCGCCAAACAAGGAGGTGCGCAGGTAGGGCGCAGCCGCCGACAGTGAATCCCGGACGCTGGTGCGCGCGTGCCAACCGAGTCGGCGCGCCAGCGTGGCATGCAGCACCTGCTGGGTCCGCAGCAGCAGTGCGCTGCTCAGGCGGGCGCCGACACCGCCGGTTCGGCCCTCCTGCGTATGGCACCAGTCGGCGTACTCGAGCCACTCGTTGAAGGGTGCCAAAAGCGCCCGCAGGCCGCGGCGCTCGAGCTTGTCGATAACGAAGTCGTTGGCAAACGGATCGCAGCGCACGTAGATCTCACCGACGACCGCCACCGTCGGCAGCTGCCGCTCGGTCTTAGCTGCGGCGTAGTCGCGGGCCGCGCGCCGCAGGATGGCAGTGCAGCCAAACAGACGCCCGGTTAATGCCTGGATCAGGCTGTGACGAATGGTGGGCTGCTTGCCGGCCTCGGCCCGGACACGCTCGACCAGCTGCGTGGCGTAGCGGCGGAACACCGCCTCGGCCGCACCGGCGGCGTTCTCCACCGGCCGCACATCGTGTAGCCCTTGGAGCAGAACGTCGGTGGCGATCCAGCCGGCGACGCATAAGGGCAGGAGTCCGGAGGGCATGCCTTCACTGTAATCTATGTCCATCGGCGCCCACACGCGCACGCGCTCGTGCCAGCCCAGGCGCTCGAGCACGATCTTGTGCAGCAGGTTATAGACGCCGAAGCGGCACGGACCGTTGGTGCGCGGCATCAAGAAGACGAAGCGCGAAGCCGTATGCCGCTCGCGCTCGAGGCGTTGCAGCAGGCTGCCCAGGGTGATGCACATGGGTACGCACTCTTTGCCCGAGGTGTAGCGGCGGCCGAGCTGCAGCGCGGCGCGA of the Deltaproteobacteria bacterium genome contains:
- a CDS encoding 4Fe-4S dicluster domain-containing protein, producing MSDVTTWSRRDFFKIMGLSASAAAAACSRAPVEKVIPYVQQPDDLTPGVASWYASTCAACPAACGILLKTREGRPIKVEGNGLHPVSRGGVCAVGQAAVLSLYDASRAIAPGTAGKPTTWKDLDKAVRDKLRELAAAGRALRVVVPAYVGPSAEAAIARFVAKYPTARRVRHDPFGLDAIAEAHRQTHGVSALPAYRLESAQPVVSFGADFLGTWLQPVAFTRQYVNARDPSRAGGMLRHLQIESHLTLTGSNADVRLTLAPSQQLATLQALAARLGVAVPAVSNGVDTAVVERIAGELERARGASLVLCGSGEVAAQVLVNSINEALGNIGNTVAVSDGVLLPESQSFEEFLAELRAGEVAAVIIAGVNPVYSHPSGAEFGELLAKVELTVAASDRPDETASHCQHLAVTNHFLESWADHEAERGVLSLSQPAVAPLYDTRPAFESLLVWAGGNKAAYDFVRDRWRSEVFKRAADKPADFDEFWERSVRDGVARYAPEPLPAVYQPEAVSALLASRAPAPAPAGLEVVLYSPVALLDGSLANNGWLQELPDPLTKVTWTNTACLAPATAKELGVEDGELVTLAVGGASLKVPAAIQPGTHPRVVAVAVGYGRTHAGPLGSGVGSNAFTLAGSAGRPGAAATIARTGERIELARTQTQDSLGERDLVREFDVRELPGAAQTGHGGDAGGHSMWSKYEYPGHRWAMAIDLSACTGCSACVVSCQAENNIPIVGVDEVRRGRELHWLRIDRYYAGSAEEPRVLFQPMTCQQCENAPCETVCPVLATTHTSEGLNAQVYNRCIGTRYCANNCPFKVRRFNWFDYERNATERMVLNPEVVVRSRGVMEKCTFCIQRIEEGKTRARLDGRPLQDGEVQSACQQSCPAGAIVFGDLNDRNSRVAQLAGSGRAYRLLTELNVEPAVRYLARVRDHGRAV
- a CDS encoding sigma-54-dependent Fis family transcriptional regulator; the protein is MTAPRLLVVDDKRDLARGVALVLSGLSDDIVVAHSAEEALELLEQRPADLVLSDIKMPGRDGLSLLDCIRERWPETRVILFTAYGTIESAVDAMKRGAFDYLTKPFNNDELLVVARRALKELHDEEEIARLRAELKDTYGFHGIYSRDRHMLPVLDGIRRVAPTAATVLIWGESGTGKELVARAIHAESPRAANPFVAFNAAALPENLADAELFGAKKGAYTGADRDRKGLFVEAHGGTLLIDEVSSMPAGLQSKLLRALQEREVLPLGSAQPVRVDVRIIAATNVDPRRLLREATLRRDLYYRLSVMRIAVPPLRERIEDIPLLANLFLERAAAPGKTPRRLSPRALRLLISHDWPGNVRELQNVIERAAVMAHGNEIGPGDIMIEDDDLDWQPEGDDSLAYEEAKRLAIERFQRRYVERLLEDSGGKISAAARKAGITRAALHRILKRLGLAGDSDIEPENEAPPNDEAGGEP
- a CDS encoding DUF2804 domain-containing protein, with product MTARRRLPEWLPTVDQRMAGGGYPLSYSERELSEPVALCDDSGRLNRAACGWARQPIIRGNLSGHWPRKKKWNFWNWICPRFVFSVTLADIDYAAFCAVSFTDFETGKSVSRQEFTRPRSLALPERVESPVSFHGRNLGYSNGNDGGDIPVRFNGQAKDGTSLAADFVVRKPPAHESLSVVVPWSAERFQLNCKENTRPCEGSVTVGDRRYLMDPADCHAVQDFGRGLWPYRSFWNWAVCTGVQDGRRIGVNVGAKWTTGTGANENAFCIDGRLYKIMEDLTWEYDSGAAMRSWRVYSTHSDVIDLSLQPIAAHSSNLNLGLIATGGICVFGRWRGTIRVEGAAIAITDLIGWAEEFAHRW
- a CDS encoding cytochrome c3 family protein, which gives rise to MDTTDQLYRLVRLVVWLPLILLVTAGCEIGDLGGTQRGYEPVQPIAYSHKVHAGDYKMACLYCHYAAERGRHAGVPAASLCMNCHTQVKKDSPEVQKLAAAVESDTPIQWVRVHRFPAHSHFNHARHVAGGELKCQTCHGPIETMDRVRQEHDMTMGFCLDCHRQTAQRVATAPAPSTDCTACHY